A single Vulcanisaeta distributa DSM 14429 DNA region contains:
- a CDS encoding SPL family radical SAM protein yields MNNIIKLGNTIVREIRVKTALSRSGLPEYDYALNPYLGCQHGCVYCYAMDFTKGEPGIKWGEVVYVKVNLIQALLRDIRRFKPGIVGVSTITDPYQPVESRYKLTRRAIEVLCNAGYHVSIQTKSALIIRDLDVINKCSKSIDVGFTITTMRNTYRIIEPMAAHPMARASALRKIASLGIETWIFLGPLIPGINDKVEDYESVIRLAKETNSQVIIDRFRPRSVVIKFMSRRLSPIYPVTRDWWIKTLNSIMKICRDYGVNCITAEDEWEASRKMR; encoded by the coding sequence ATGAATAACATAATTAAATTGGGCAATACCATTGTGAGGGAGATAAGGGTTAAGACTGCATTATCAAGGTCGGGCCTGCCGGAGTACGACTATGCACTAAACCCATACCTTGGTTGTCAGCATGGCTGTGTTTATTGCTATGCCATGGACTTCACGAAGGGCGAGCCAGGCATTAAGTGGGGTGAGGTAGTCTATGTCAAGGTTAACTTAATACAAGCGCTACTGAGAGACATCAGGAGATTTAAGCCAGGCATTGTCGGTGTGTCCACAATAACTGACCCGTACCAACCCGTGGAGTCCAGGTATAAATTAACCAGGAGAGCCATTGAAGTACTATGTAATGCAGGCTACCACGTTAGTATCCAGACTAAGTCAGCATTAATCATTAGGGATTTAGACGTAATTAATAAGTGCAGTAAGTCAATCGATGTGGGTTTCACAATAACCACAATGAGGAATACTTACAGAATCATAGAACCAATGGCCGCACACCCAATGGCAAGGGCATCGGCACTCAGGAAAATAGCCAGCCTAGGCATCGAGACCTGGATATTCCTGGGCCCACTAATACCCGGTATAAACGATAAGGTGGAGGATTACGAATCAGTGATACGCCTAGCCAAGGAAACAAACTCGCAGGTAATAATCGATAGGTTCAGGCCAAGATCAGTCGTAATCAAGTTCATGAGCAGGAGGTTAAGCCCCATATACCCAGTGACCAGGGATTGGTGGATCAAGACCCTAAACTCAATAATGAAAATATGTAGGGACTACGGTGTTAACTGTATCACGGCAGAGGATGAATGGGAAGCAAGCCGAAAAATGAGGTAA
- a CDS encoding nicotinamide mononucleotide deamidase-related protein, with the protein MSYTAWIISIGNELLIGKTVNTNASWLARKLTLLGYDVRRIITVPDSEEDEVEVFRDAIKRGIRVVISTGGLGPTFDDRTSEYLAKALNRKYVINDEALRLVVETFKSRGLELTEPRLKQAKMPEGAKPLPNPVGTAPGIWVEEGNTIIIALPGVPAEMMAIFENYVEPRLREMGPRLHFVEKSITVKGVPEADLAPIIEKGMKMSNRIYIKSHPKGHEIRAPLVEVHVYVSSEDIKSAEDEINRVLNFLISAIREKGGEVLSA; encoded by the coding sequence ATGAGTTATACGGCATGGATCATATCAATAGGTAATGAATTACTCATTGGAAAGACCGTAAACACAAACGCTTCATGGCTCGCAAGAAAGCTAACACTTCTTGGCTATGACGTTAGGAGGATAATAACCGTGCCGGATAGTGAGGAGGATGAAGTTGAGGTGTTCAGAGATGCCATTAAGAGAGGTATTAGGGTTGTTATTTCAACAGGTGGTTTAGGACCAACATTTGATGACAGGACAAGCGAGTACCTGGCTAAGGCCTTGAATAGGAAGTATGTGATTAATGATGAGGCGCTTAGGCTCGTGGTTGAGACATTTAAATCAAGAGGTCTAGAGCTTACTGAGCCTAGGCTTAAGCAGGCAAAAATGCCCGAGGGCGCTAAGCCATTGCCGAATCCCGTTGGTACTGCACCAGGTATTTGGGTTGAGGAGGGTAACACGATTATTATTGCGTTACCTGGAGTCCCAGCTGAAATGATGGCGATATTTGAGAATTACGTGGAGCCAAGACTACGTGAGATGGGGCCTAGGCTTCATTTCGTTGAGAAATCGATAACAGTTAAGGGAGTCCCCGAGGCTGACCTAGCGCCAATAATTGAGAAGGGTATGAAGATGAGCAATAGAATATACATCAAAAGCCACCCCAAGGGCCATGAGATTAGGGCTCCATTAGTTGAGGTTCACGTGTATGTTAGCTCTGAAGATATTAAGAGCGCTGAGGATGAGATTAATAGGGTCCTTAACTTCCTCATATCGGCAATAAGGGAAAAAGGTGGTGAGGTTTTAAGTGCGTGA
- a CDS encoding Nre family DNA repair protein, translated as MRINPALCIRCRGEYNLCGLSYCPVLAELRAKYTLKNVVNRERVDGSSPPSIFVGRIGYPKVNVYPAIPPIHGDTSNLENPKTWLNMKLEDFISSRLSLIRGSIKVRVGDARNPPRALHDVQVMALSSGPVDSELVLERPVGVRYVFDEHSPPFGPSSPLRELKVDSLPPPPRIVDKVYSDTDLNATEAIWSLYSHGIDVHHISRLLSVGALGVGKRRRLVPTRWSITAVDKHVSDKLLSEVRDYPLISEYRVYVRSIRDNTFIGILAPHTWLYEWAEAWWPGSTWNVWGGDVVLELDYEGYWGRDDYPSIGGCYYAARIAVLEALRSMRRQAAVILWREIYPGFNLPIGVWWVRENIRAMFNGPYERFYDLRDALNYVAGFLRLPISTWVSRSYVIKVLTKQSSLVNWLGGR; from the coding sequence GTGCGGATAAACCCAGCACTATGCATTAGGTGTAGGGGGGAATATAACCTATGTGGCCTATCCTACTGTCCAGTCCTGGCGGAATTACGTGCAAAGTACACGCTTAAGAATGTCGTTAATAGGGAGCGTGTTGATGGGTCTTCACCGCCAAGCATATTTGTTGGGCGTATTGGATATCCGAAGGTTAATGTCTATCCAGCGATACCGCCTATTCATGGCGATACCAGCAATCTTGAGAACCCAAAGACCTGGCTGAATATGAAGCTCGAGGACTTCATATCAAGTAGGCTATCATTAATTAGGGGGTCTATCAAGGTCAGGGTTGGGGACGCTAGGAACCCGCCCAGGGCGCTCCATGATGTGCAGGTCATGGCATTATCAAGCGGGCCGGTGGATTCTGAGTTAGTGCTTGAGAGGCCTGTGGGTGTTAGGTACGTGTTTGACGAGCACTCACCACCCTTTGGACCATCATCACCACTGCGGGAGTTAAAGGTGGACTCATTACCGCCACCGCCGAGGATTGTTGATAAGGTATACAGCGACACTGATCTGAATGCTACGGAGGCCATTTGGAGTCTATATAGCCATGGTATTGACGTGCACCACATATCAAGGCTATTAAGCGTTGGCGCCCTTGGTGTTGGTAAGAGGAGGAGGCTAGTGCCGACTAGGTGGTCGATAACCGCCGTTGATAAGCATGTCTCCGATAAATTACTCAGTGAGGTTCGCGATTACCCACTTATAAGTGAGTATAGGGTTTACGTAAGGAGCATCAGGGATAACACATTCATAGGAATTCTCGCACCACACACCTGGCTCTATGAGTGGGCTGAGGCTTGGTGGCCTGGCTCGACATGGAATGTGTGGGGTGGTGATGTGGTTCTTGAGCTTGATTATGAGGGTTATTGGGGTCGTGATGATTACCCATCAATAGGTGGTTGTTACTATGCGGCTAGGATAGCAGTACTTGAGGCGTTACGCTCAATGCGTAGGCAGGCTGCGGTGATATTATGGCGTGAGATTTACCCAGGCTTTAACCTGCCCATTGGTGTTTGGTGGGTTAGGGAGAATATTAGGGCTATGTTCAATGGTCCATACGAGAGGTTTTACGATCTAAGGGATGCCCTTAATTACGTGGCTGGCTTCCTAAGGCTACCAATAAGTACCTGGGTATCTAGGTCTTACGTGATTAAGGTCCTAACTAAGCAATCAAGCCTAGTTAATTGGTTGGGCGGTAGGTAA
- a CDS encoding type II toxin-antitoxin system VapC family toxin, which yields MLIETDVLVAHLKDKDWLKNVADRLLLRVANGDFGEVLVSREVIHEIYYVLSRAGLSKREILNRVGALTQIPNLKWIPTTVDIDLLALALMDQYGLTSIFDAYNAATCLLYDRDRKIISTDSVYDRVVGLARIDPRSLV from the coding sequence ATGCTGATTGAGACGGACGTATTAGTGGCCCATTTAAAGGATAAGGATTGGCTTAAGAATGTGGCTGATAGGTTATTGCTACGTGTTGCCAATGGGGATTTCGGTGAGGTCTTGGTAAGTAGGGAGGTTATTCATGAGATTTATTATGTGTTAAGCCGTGCTGGACTTAGTAAGCGTGAGATACTGAATAGGGTTGGTGCATTAACGCAGATACCAAACCTTAAATGGATTCCAACAACTGTGGACATAGACCTACTAGCCTTGGCCCTAATGGATCAGTATGGCCTTACATCAATTTTTGATGCTTATAACGCAGCCACATGCCTATTGTACGATAGGGATAGGAAGATAATATCCACGGACAGCGTGTATGATAGGGTTGTGGGCCTGGCTAGAATTGATCCTAGGAGTCTCGTTTAG